Proteins encoded within one genomic window of Brassica rapa cultivar Chiifu-401-42 chromosome A09, CAAS_Brap_v3.01, whole genome shotgun sequence:
- the LOC103838280 gene encoding O-glucosyltransferase rumi homolog: protein MTSLFSKPRALTSLVSHFKTYRPITGKLHVATLTLLLFLVAAAVAVTSSLWLSKTTKQFDRPTLVTTKPVPELESPQKTGVLVNCTSFLNKNRSGSCSRTSLWLNKTKSYNPPTIITTKPVHAPVPVPEKKSTKKTRISVDCTSFLNQNRSGSCSRTAQPGYKDQTESNRACPDYFKWIHVDLKPWRETGITREMVERGQTTAHFRLLIVNGKVFVENYKKSIQTRDVFTLWGILQLLRKYPGKLPDVDLMFDCDDRPVIRSDGYDKSNLTAENAPPVLFRYGGDRWTADIVFPDWSFWGWQEINIKPWSKVLKEMEEGKKKKKFMERESYAYWKGNPFVASPSREDLLTCNLSSQHDWNARIFIQDWISEGQKGFENSNVADQCTYRYKIYIEGYGWSVSEKYILACDSVTLMVKPYYYDFFSRTLQPLQHYWPINDKNKCRSIKFAVDWLNNHTQKAQEIGRGASEFMQRDLSMENVYDYMFHLLNEYSKLLKFKPQVSQNSVEICTEAMVCPSGNANGTNKKFLMGSLVDEPHISGPCSLPPPFDPNGLEKFHRKKLNLIRQVEKWEHAYWKNVQ, encoded by the exons ATGACATCTCTCTTCTCTAAACCTCGAGCTCTCACTTCTCTAGTCTCCCACTTTAAAACATACCGTCCGATCACCGGAAAACTCCATGTGGCCACCTTGACGCTTCTCCTCTTCCTTGTAGCAGCCGCTGTGGCCGTCACTTCCTCTCTATGGCTTAGTAAG ACGACGAAACAATTTGATCGACCGACATTAGTCACAACAAAACCGGTACCGGAGCTAGAATCACCGCAGAAAACCGGGGTATTGGTAAATTGCACAagttttttgaacaaaaaccgGTCTGGTTCTTGCTCAAGAACATCTCTATGGCTAAACAAG ACAAAATCATATAATCCACCGAcaataataacaacaaaacCGGTTCACGCACCTGTACCAGTACCAGAGAAGAAATCAACGAAGAAAACCAGAATCTCGGTAGATTGCACAAGTTTCTTGAATCAAAACCGGTCCGGTTCTTGCTCGAGAACAGCTCAACCCGGTTATAAGGACCAAACCGAATCGAACCGGGCATGTCCTGATTACTTCAAGTGGATCCACGTGGATCTAAAGCCATGGAGAGAAACGGGGATAACAAGAGAAATGGTGGAACGAGGACAAACGACAGCGCATTTCCGGTTACTCATAGTAAACGGCAAGGTGTTCGTAGAAAACTACAAGAAGTCGATACAAACTAGAGACGTGTTCACACTGTGGGGGATTCTTCAGCTGCTGAGAAAGTATCCAGGGAAGTTGCCTGACGTGGATCTCATGTTTGACTGTGATGATCGGCCTGTCATTAGATCGGACGGTTACGATAAATCTAATCTTACCGCTGAGAATGCACCACCTGTGTTATTTAGATACGGCGGAGATAGATGGACGGCGGATATCGTGTTTCCAGACTGGTCATTCTGGGGATG GCAAGAGATAAACATAAAACCATGGAGCAAAGTGTTGAAAGAAATGGAAgaaggaaagaagaagaagaagtttatGGAGAGAGAATCTTATGCATATTGGAAAGGGAATCCTTTTGTTGCATCTCCTTCAAGAGAAGATCTTCTTACTTGCAATTTATCCTCCCAACATGATTGGAATGCTAGAATTTTCATTCAG GATTGGATATCAGAAGGGCAAAAAGGATTTGAGAATTCAAATGTAGCAGATCAATGCACTTACAG GTACAAGATATATATAGAAGGGTATGGATGGTCAGTGAGTGAGAAATACATATTAGCGTGTGACTCAGTCACGTTGATGGTTAAACCTTATTACTATGATTTCTTCTCAAGAACTCTTCAACCTCTCCAACACTATTGGCCCATTAATGATAAGAATAAATGTAGATCCATCAAATTTGCTGTTGACTGGCTTAATAATCACACTCAAAAG GCTCAAGAGATTGGAAGGGGAGCAAGTGAGTTCATGCAAAGAGATCTATCAATGGAAAACGTGTATGATTACATGTTCCATTTGCTGAATGAATACTCAAAGCTTCTTAAGTTCAAGCCTCAAGTTTCCCAAAACAGTGTTGAAATCTGCACGGAAGCGATGGTGTGCCCTTCTGGAAATGCGAATGGGACTAATAAGAAGTTTTTGATGGGCTCTTTAGTCGATGAACCTCACATTTCAGGCCCATGTTCACTGCCTCCTCCTTTTGATCCCAACGGTCTCGAGAAGTTCCATAGGAAGAAATTGAATCTCATCCGGCAAGTTGAGAAATGGGAGCATGCGTACTGGAAAAACGTTCAATAA